In the genome of Oncorhynchus clarkii lewisi isolate Uvic-CL-2024 chromosome 22, UVic_Ocla_1.0, whole genome shotgun sequence, one region contains:
- the LOC139380539 gene encoding coagulation factor V isoform X1 produces MHLWDTHGAQTDRLSTPGVPTPDMRLRSWEWTHRLLPLLVLFSVLLSHTTAEQHSDRKRYYYIAAVNIDWDYTSNGPQRSGPSYRKAVYREYEKGFKQAKTHPSWLGLLGPTIRGQEGETIVVMFKNMADCPYSLHAHGIAYGKQSEGSLYFDNTSQFEKEDDAVPPGGEHTYYWEVTSDIVPRAADPSCLTYTYLSHFDIVKDYNSGLIGTLLICKAGSLDVSGEQVLFHQEYVFLMGVLDESKSWYKPKMDSATATQSHIKHTINGYTNGSVPGLTVCAHTSVSLHLVGMSSEPELFSVHINGQVLQQADHRVSSVGLIAGTATSANMTAVNTGRWLLSSHTSKHLEAGMHGFVEVRSCEGFNPPKRKLTIKQKRESQEWTYYIAAEEVVWDYAPNMPEYIDGDFKFKYLKRSPERIGQKYKKAVYTQYKDAKFTERAENKQRKMEVGIIGPVIRAQIHDVIKIVFKNMATRPYSIYPHGLTIDKVAEGANYPAGGNQTHGVQPGETHTYVWQVIEEDEPLAGDSQCLTRMYHSAVNTPRDIASGLVGPLLICKSQSLNKRNVQLKSDKEQHAMFTVFDENKSWYLDDNIVSYSEPAKVKKEDPEFYKSNVMHTINGYVFESGQLLGFCNGEIVTWHVSSVGEQDYIQTATFYGHTFDLNDQTEDFLSLFPMTGETITMNMDNIGVWLLASMNSHETTKGMRVKFRDVECFRDYVYEYEDEAVAATVTDPKVSADFSIWKPMDINEAKDKEKRDEVKEKKNTVEVDDYTAGWADFLDLRSIKKKTNETDVEMLDLSPYDYDSADVPDPDGDANANHTSSSYDAPTNTSLAERETIDGGNFTTKALLNKSIIENATEALNFTTDQLDSNLNSSSMAETESKNITAHNNSLSFVDSNITSVSTNSTEVTATKASPGPFNNSSKAESERVMQIRGDWATVNSTSKVEALVGELEGRITRGDVFSYSVPLPDPSSNTTEENKGIDGNDIVLLVRESTTAPSNENGTASNSSPNITNQSESVVSAEVAEFIFTLVEEHNMTNFDLETEDSGNITVNGSLDTNTTTEQGNGTYFSDATSTPGNVSSVVPQNGTQPSDIETFSDIVPKQNGTANTSGLNHWNSSEETSSESEKNAAVPDAVVELSSESSEFSNETTDANPAAANLSLSTNQQPDSSSEEILSQSSESSKEEVVIYLRNNRSEVIRTISVDLQGEHWGYEGTHGMVPMEMPDHMIKYIGNELPEPPNTLEPSPTPEIRKPNIKVVHRRQRPRKGYAMKTKKKKEYKPQPPRGRSFSPRGFKPPPITGQTPRGTRPISSEEDFSNKAIVIGVPRPDFSDYEIYVQSDGSDDPDAVLDMAAVSAREEYEYVDYIDPYKEKEDMHDLTLDENAKYFLKMAGDNVRTYFITAEEVQWDYGGYGQKRMDKTQKADRSTRFTKVVFRGYLDSTFSTPDIRGEMDEHLGILGPVIKAEVGQTIMVFFRNLASRPYSLHANGVSYTKQTEGLSYEDESKYWYKYDNEVQPNTTYTYLWKVNANVGPTGDESDCRTWAYYSGVNPEKDINSGLIGPLLVCRKGTLSTKAVDMREFMLLFMTFDESKSWYYEKNHEIMERKNKRARVMDHDFSDNLKFSAINGIIFSLKGLRMYTNQTVRWHLFNMGSPRDLHSVHFHGQTFIHKQTRDHTQAVYPLLPGGFATLEMLPSKPGLWQLESEVGLSQQRGMQTLFLVLDNKCYHPLGLISGSVKDNQITANDKRGYWEPHLARLNNQGKYNAWSTDKTGSWIQVDFQRPVVISQVATQGAKQMFSSHYMVNYTISYSTDKRKWIYYKGDSNEFRMTFTGNEEAHQVKVNTLFPPLIGRFIRLHPLHSHNSPMVRMEYYGCELDGCSVPLGMESRRIEDHRITASSTASSWFSGSWQASLARLNTQGTINAWQAKNNNMNQWLQVELAQVKKITGIITQGAKSLGTEMYVICYTLEYSDDGLHWMKYTDDDENMSKTFPGNTDNNGHVKNYIYPPIFSRFIRVIPQSWKTSITLRIELLGCDFE; encoded by the exons GGCTCCTTGGGCCCACCATCCGTGGTCAAGAGGGAGAGACCATTGTGGTCATGTTCAAGAACATGGCGGATTGTCCTTACAGCCTCCATGCCCACGGGATCGCTTACGGGAAGCAGTCAGAGG GCTCCCTGTACTTTGACAACACGTCTCAATTTGAGAAGGAAGACGATGCGGTGCCCCCTGGAGGTGAACACACATACTACTGGGAGGTGACATCAGACATTGTCCCCCGGGCCgcagacccctcctgtctcacctACACGTACCTCTCCCACTTTGACATTGTCAAGGACTACAACTCAGGACTGATCGGCACCCTGCTCATCTGTAAAGCAG GTAGTCTTGACGTGTCTGGAGAACAGGTGTTGTTCCACCAGGAATACGTCTTCCTCATGGGAGTGTTGGATGAGAGTAAGAGCTGGTATAAGCCAAAGATGGACAGTGCCACTGCCACTCAAAGCCACATCAAACACACAATCAATGGATACACCAACGGATCAGTgccag gTCTGACTGTCTGCGCCCACACCTCTGTCAGCCTGCACCTGGTCGGCATGAGTTCAGAGCCTGAGCTGTTCTCGGTGCACATCAATGGGCAGGTCCTGCAGCAGGCTGACCATCGGGTCTCCTCGGTGGGCCTGATCGCTGGCACTGCAACCAGCGCCAACATGACCGCCGTCAACACGGGCCGCTGGCTCCTCTCCTCACACACCAGCAAGCACCTGGAGG CTGGTATGCATGGCTTTGTAGAAGTGAGGAGCTGCGAGGGCTTTAACCCTCCCAAACGTAAGCTGACCATCAAGCAGAAACGAGAGAGCCAGGAGTGGACCTATTATATCGCAGCTGAGGAGGTTGTCTGGGACTACGCACCAAACATGCCAGAATACATTGACGG AGACTTCAAGTTCAAGTATTTGAAGCGAAGCCCAGAGCGTATAGGCCAGAAATATAAGAAGGCAGTGTACACGCAGTACAAAGATGCCAAGTTCACTGAGAGGGCCGAAAACAAACAGAGGAAGATGGAGGTGGGCATCATTGGCCCTGTCATCAGGGCGCAGATCCATGATGTCATCAAG ATTGTCTTTAAGAACATGGCCACACGGCCGTACAGCATCTACCCACACGGACTGACCATCGACAAAGTAGCAGAGGGGGCCAACTACCCGGCAGGAGGTAACCAGACCCATGGGGTTCAGCCTGGCGAGACGCATACCTATGTGTGGCAGGTGATCGAAGAGGATGAACCTTTGGCGGGCGACTCGCAATGCCTGACCCGTATGTACCACAGTGCAGTGAACACACCCCGAGACATCGCCTCAGGCCTAGTTGGACCTCTGCTCATCTGCAAGAGCCAGTCCCTCAACAAGAGGAATGTGCAG CTGAAATCAGACAAAGAACAGCACGCCATGTTTACTGTTTTTGATGAGAATAAGAGCTGGTATCTAGATGACAACATTGTATCGTACAGTGAACCAGCAAAGGTCAagaaagaagacccagagttttaTAAATCAAACGTTATGCATA CGATTAACGGTTACGTGTTCGAGAGTGGTCAGCTGCTGGGCTTCTGCAATGGTGAGATCGTGACGTGGCACGTGTCCAGTGTTGGAGAGCAGGACTACATTCAGACTGCAACCTTCTACGGTCACACTTTCGACTTGAACGATCAGACGGAGGACTTCCTCAGCCTGTTCCCCATGACCGGAGAGACCATCACCATGAACATGGATAACATTG GTGTTTGGCTGCTGGCTTCCATGAACTCCCATGAGACCACCAAGGGAATGCGTGTGAAGTTCAGAGACGTAGAGTGCTTCCGAGACTACGTCTATGAATACGAAGACGAGGCCGTGGCGGCGACAGTGACGGATCCGAAGGTCAGCGCTGACTTCTCCATCTGGAAACCCATGGACATTAACGAGGCTAAAGATAAGGAGAAGAGGGACGAGGTGAAAGAGAAAAAGAACACGGTGGAGGTTGATGATTATACAGCGGGCTGGGCCGATTTTCTGGATCTTAGGTCAATCAAGAAAAAGACGAATGAGACGGACGTGGAGATGTTGGATCTCTCTCCGTACGACTACGATAGCGCTGATGTGCCTGATCCCGACGGAGACGCGAATGCAAACCACACCTCATCCTCTTACGATGCACCTACAAACACGTCATTGGCCGAGAGGGAGACGATTGACGGGGGCAACTTTACGACAAAGGCTTTGTTGAACAAGAGCATAATTGAGAATGCAACAGAAGCGCTGAACTTTACCACAGATCAGTTAGACTCAAATCTTAACAGCTCTTCAATGGCTGAGACTGAATCAAAGAACATAACAGCTCATAACAACAGTTTATCATTTGTCGACAGCAACATCACTTCAGTAAGTACCAATAGTACAGAAGTTACAGCAACCAAAGCTTCACCAGGTCCGTTCAACAATAGCTCAAaggctgagagtgagagagtgatgcAGATCAGAGGGGATTGGGCCACTGTGAATAGCACCTCAAAAGTTGAAGCATTAGTGGGAGAGTTAGAGGGAAGGATTACACGAGGCGATGTCTTCTCTTACTCTGTGCCTCTTCCCGACCCCTCTTCCAACACCACAGAAGAGAACAAGGGGATTGACGGCAACGATATTGTACTCCTGGTCAGAGAGTCTACAACCGCTCCATCCAATGAAAACGGAACAGCTTCAAATTCATCTCCGAATATAACCAACCAATCAGAGAGTGTGGTGAGTGCTGAAGTTGCAGAGTTCATTTTTACCTTGGTGGAAGAACACAACATGACCAACTTTGACCTTGAAACTGAGGATAGTGGTAACATAACCGTGAACGGTTCATtggacaccaacaccaccactgaGCAAGGAAATGGTACCTATTTCTCTGACGCCACATCCACACCTGGCAACGTCAGCAGTGTGGTGCCACAAAATGGCACACAACCATCAGACATTGAAACATTCTCTGACATAGTGCCCAAACAAAATGGCACAGCAAACACTTCTGGTTTGAACCACTGGAATTCATCAGAGGAGACTAGTTCTGAGAGTGAAAAGAACGCCGCTGTGCCGGATGCCGTTGTAGAGTTGTCCTCAGAAAGCTCAGAATTCTCTAATGAGACTACTGACGCTAATCCTGCTGCGGCCAATCTGTcactgtcaaccaatcagcagcCAGACAGCAGCTCGGAGGAGATTCTATCCCAGAGTTCCGAGAGCTCCAAGGAGGAAGTGGTAATCTACCTGAGAAACAACAGGAGTGAGGTCATCCGCACCATCTCTGTTGACCTGCAGGGGGAGCACTGGGGCTATGAGGGGACACACGGGATGGTCCCAATGGAGATGCCAGATCACATGATAAAATATATTGGAAACGAGCTCCCAGAGCCGCCAAATACGCTGGAACCAAGCCCAACTCCGGAAATACGGAAACCCAACATCAAGGTCGTCCACCGCAGACAAAGACCCCGTAAAGGCTATGCCATGAAAaccaagaagaagaaggagtACAAGCCCCAGCCTCCGAGAGGCCGCAGTTTCTCCCCCAGGGGTTTCAAACCCCCTCCTATCACCGGTCAAACCCCCAGAGGGACCCGACCCATTTCCAGCGAGGAGGACTTCTCAAACAAAGCCATTGTGATTGGCGTGCCACGACCCGACTTCAGCGACTATGAGATTTATGTCCAGAGTGACGGCAGTGATGACCCGGATGCTGTCCTAGACATGGCAGCGGTTAGCGCTAGAGAGGAGTATGAGTACGTCGACTACATTGACCCATACAAAGAGAAGGAGGACATGCATGACCTAACTCTGGATGAGAATGCTAAATATTTCCTCAAAATGGCGGGTGATAACGTGAGGACATACTTCATTACTGCGGAGGAGGTGCAGTGGGACTACGGGGGCTATGGACAGAA GAGGATGGATAAGACACAGAAAGCCGACAGGTCCACAAGATTCACCAAGGTAGTGTTCCGAGGTTACCTGGACAGCACGTTCAGCACGCCAGATATCCGGGGGGAGATGGACGAACACCTGGGCATCCTGGGGCCAGTCATCAAGGCAGAGGTTGGGCAGACCATAATG GTATTTTTCAGGAACCTGGCCAGCCGCCCGTACTCCTTGCACGCCAATGGGGTTTCCTACACCAAGCAGACAGAGGGGTTGTCCTACGAGGACGAGTCCAAGTACTGGTACAAGTATGACAACGAAGTCCAGCCAAACACCACATACACATACCTCTGGAAGGTCAACGCCAATGTCGGGCCCACCGGAGACGAGTCAGACTGTCGCACCTGGGCCTACTACTCTGGGGTTAACCCT GAGAAAGATATAAACTCTGGTCTGATTGGGCCATTGCTGGTGTGTCGTAAGGGCACTCTGAGCACGAAGGCAGTGGACATGAGGGAGTTCATGCTCCTCTTCATGACCTTCGATGAGTCCAAGAGCTGGTACTACGAGAAGAACCATGAGATAATGGAGAGGAAGAACAAACGAGCCAGGGTGATGGACCATGACTTCAGCGATAACCTCAAATTCAGCG CCATCAACGGAATCATCTTCAGTCTGAAGGGTCTGAGGATGTACACTAACCAGACGGTCCGCTGGCACCTCTTCAACATGGGATCTCCCAGAGACCTCCACAGTGTCCACTTCCACGGCCAGACCTTCATCCACAAACAGACCAGGGACCACACCCAGGCTGTCTACCCGCTGCTGCCTG GGGGCTTTGCAACTCTGGAGATGTTGCCTTCCAAGCCGGGGCTGTGGCAGCTGGAGTCAGAGGTTGGACTCtcccaacagagagggatgcagacCCTCTTCCTGGTTCTAGATAATA AGTGTTACCATCCACTGGGTCTGATTTCTGGGAGCGTCAAAGACAACCAGATCACAGCGAACGACAAAAGAG GCTACTGGGAGCCCCATCTGGCCAGACTGAACAACCAAGGCAAATACAATGCATGGAGTACAGACAAGACAGGCAGCTGGATACAG GTAGACTTTCAGAGGCCCGTGGTGATCAGTCAGGTCGCGACACAGGGCGCCAAGCAGATGTTCTCCTCCCACTACATGGTCAACTACACCATATCCTACAGCACGGACAAGAGGAAGTGGATCTACTACAAGGGAGACAGCAACGAGTTCAGGATG ACGTTCACTGGTAACGAGGAAGCTCATCAGGTGAAGGTCAacaccctcttccctcccctgaTTGGTCGGTTTATCAGACTTCACCCTCTCCACTCCCACAACTCGCCCATGGTCCGCATGGAGTACTACGGCTGTGAGCTGGACG GTTGCTCAGTGCCCCTGGGTATGGAGAGCAGGCGGATAGAGGACCATCGTATCACTGCCAGCTCTACAGCCTCCAGCTGGTTCTCTGGTTCCTGGCAAGCCTCACTGGCACGACTCAACACACAGGGCACCATCAACGCATGGCAAGCCAAG AATAACAACATGAACCAGTGGCTGCAGGTGGAGCTGGCCCAGGTAAAGAAGATCACAGGTATCATAACGCAGGGGGCCAAGTCCCTGGGTACAGAGATGTACGTCATCTGCTACACTCTGGAGTACAGCGATGATGGACTACACTGGATGAAGTACACTGACGATGATGAGAACATGTCAAAG ACTTTCCCCGGCAACACGGATAACAATGGCCATGTGAAGAACTACATTTATCCTCCAATCTTCTCTCGCTTTATCAGAGTCATCCCTCAGAGCTGGAAGACCTCCATCACGCTCAGGATAGAACTGCTGGGCTGTGACTTTGAAtga